The Malus domestica chromosome 13, GDT2T_hap1 genome includes a window with the following:
- the LOC139190904 gene encoding uncharacterized protein, whose amino-acid sequence MSSSRMLWEIDEQEKELFKQGEEMFNFQVGANEMEEEEDEEFRRRDDKDAFSVMGLLPKQKINAALRMLAYRASADQVDEIVRMRKSTILESLMRFCSAIESIYTTEYLRRLTEMDLQRLLKKCKMRGFPGMIRSIDCMQWTWKNYPSAWQGAYRDIKGGKSIILEAVASMSLPNPQYSTISCKEKYQESRTESTNLSTMGHTT is encoded by the exons atgtcttcttcaaggatgtTGTGGGAAATCGATGAGCAAGAGAAAGAATTGTTTAAGCAAGGGGAAGAAATGTTCAATTTCCAAGTGGGCgcaaatgagatggaagaggaagaggatgaggagtttagaaggagagatgacaaa GATGCTTTTAGTGTTATGGGTCTCCTTCCTAAGCAAAAAATTAATGCtgccttgcggatgcttgcatatagagcatctgcagaccaagtggatgagatagtgAGGATgaggaaatcaaccattcttgagtccctgatgaggttttgctccgcaatcgaatctatctacaccaCAGAGTACCTCCGGAGACTTACTGagatggacttgcaaaggcttctgaagaaatgcaagatgcgaggttttcctgggatgattcGAAGCATCGACTGTATGCAATGGACCTGGAAAAActatccaagtgcatggcaaggagcTTATAGGGACataaaaggaggaaaaagtatcattttggaggcggtggcctcaatgtccttgcccaatccccagtatTCAACGATATCCTGCAAGGAAAAGTACCAAGAATCACGTACTGAGTCAACGAACTTAAGTACCAtgggccatactacctag